A single region of the Leishmania panamensis strain MHOM/PA/94/PSC-1 chromosome 23 sequence genome encodes:
- a CDS encoding hypothetical protein (TriTrypDB/GeneDB-style sysID: LpmP.23.1650), which yields MQPISSAVPVDTYTAPRANTSYKRANGEAPFSRGRVSDRELPYVPALLRPQLQCFSGDDIHALELRIEYQARIAARDQRINARANRVSTEAHAAVEQRSNVLRQRAARHAKAAGEVRVKKIQEDYHAMGMRHLK from the coding sequence ATGCAACCCATTTCCTCTGCTGTTCCAGTAGACACGTACACCGCACCCCGTGCGAACACCTCCTACAAGCGCGCGAATGGCGAGGCGCCCTTCTCTCGTGGCCGCGTCAGCGACAGAGAACTCCCGTacgtgccagcgctgctgcgcccgcAGCTACAGTGCTTTTCTGGAGATGACATACATGCGCTAGAGTTGCGGATAGAGTATCAGGCGCGGATTGCCGCGCGCGACCAGCGTATCAACGCCCGTGCCAACCGCGTCTCCACTGAGGCCCACGCTGCAgtggagcagcgcagcaacgtGCTGCGCCAACGCGCTGCCCGACATGCCAAGGCGGCTGGGGAGGTGCGTGTGAAGAAGATTCAGGAGGATTACCACGCCATGGGCATGCGACACCTGAAGTAG
- a CDS encoding hypothetical protein (TriTrypDB/GeneDB-style sysID: LpmP.23.1660) translates to MDSSTMNDPARIDHYDARTYTRKGATRRVVVREKPLFKSRMQRLVDYLRPTTRHGFNIVGAFELSKVMACIIFPVFMLLYWKNKEKELPDTWEQQFGGLQHRQFREDQLPEKETDYFSIMENFQERREAALQKKREALQNRIV, encoded by the coding sequence ATGGATAGCTCCACTATGAATGACCCAGCCAGGATCGACCACTACGATGCGCGCACCTACACCCGGAAGGGTGCGACGCGGCGTGTTGTGGTGCGTGAGAAGCCGCTTTTTAAGTCTCGTATGCAGCGTCTTGTTGACTACCTACGCCCGACCACCCGCCACGGCTTTAACATTGTGGGCGCCTTCGAGCTGAGCAAGGTCATGGCCTGCATCATCTTCCCTGTCTTTATGCTTCTCTACTGGAAGAATAAGGAGAAGGAGTTGCCCGACACCTGGGAGCAGCAGTTTGGTGgcttgcagcaccgccagttCAGGGAGGATCAGCTgccagagaaagagacggacTACTTCAGCATCATGGAGAACTTTCAGGAACGCCGCGAGGCTGCACTACAGAAAAAgcgggaggcgctgcagaacCGAATCGTCTAG